A section of the Flavobacterium sp. CG_23.5 genome encodes:
- a CDS encoding DUF6252 family protein, which translates to MKKLFLIIIVLFAFLSCQEDVRFNNPSLQGMKDNVFWRAIESRATLAPDGSLLIQAYTGNETLSLKTTSTKPQTYFLGTSESKKVTYILNDPSGLITFSTGFGVGDGQIVIEEYDAVNNTVTGKFKFNAVNTDNNAIASATINFQQGVFYKVPVSKLVQ; encoded by the coding sequence ATGAAAAAGCTTTTTTTAATTATTATTGTTCTCTTTGCATTTCTATCATGCCAAGAAGATGTTCGTTTCAATAATCCTTCTTTGCAAGGGATGAAAGACAATGTATTTTGGAGAGCGATAGAATCTAGGGCGACTTTAGCTCCTGATGGGTCTTTGCTTATACAAGCTTATACCGGGAATGAAACCCTATCCTTAAAAACCACTTCTACAAAACCTCAAACATATTTTTTAGGAACCAGTGAATCAAAAAAAGTCACTTACATTTTAAATGATCCAAGCGGATTAATTACTTTTTCTACGGGTTTTGGTGTTGGCGATGGTCAAATTGTGATAGAAGAATATGATGCTGTAAACAATACTGTGACTGGAAAATTTAAATTTAACGCAGTAAATACTGACAATAACGCAATTGCGAGTGCAACAATAAATTTTCAACAAGGCGTTTTTTATAAAGTTCCGGTAAGTAAACTTGTTCAGTAA
- a CDS encoding DUF3050 domain-containing protein, producing the protein MNIEAINKTIQSQKESLLQHSLYKKVQTIDDLHTFLENHVYAVWDFMSLLKALQSKLTCTTTPWFATENPETRYLINEIVLAEETDLTIDGRHQSHYEMYIEAMHACGANTQGIEQFLSEVHSLQNIFVAIKKSNLHPNIKAFLDFTFRVIDEGKTHEIAAAFTFGREDLIPSMFTAILKNFQENFPETDLSKLIYYFERHIELDADEHGPMAMKMITELCGTNPQKWSEVSAISVLALEKRIGLWDAIEETIMKVEMV; encoded by the coding sequence ATGAATATTGAAGCTATTAACAAAACGATTCAGTCTCAAAAAGAATCTTTGTTACAACATTCCTTATACAAAAAAGTACAAACAATTGACGACTTACACACTTTTTTGGAAAATCACGTTTATGCAGTTTGGGATTTCATGTCCTTATTAAAAGCGCTACAATCTAAGCTAACTTGCACTACAACTCCATGGTTTGCTACCGAAAATCCAGAAACAAGATATTTGATTAACGAAATTGTTTTGGCGGAAGAAACTGATTTGACAATTGATGGCCGTCACCAAAGTCACTACGAAATGTATATTGAAGCGATGCACGCTTGCGGCGCAAATACGCAAGGAATCGAACAATTTTTATCAGAAGTTCATTCTCTTCAAAATATATTTGTAGCCATAAAAAAAAGTAATTTACATCCTAATATTAAAGCCTTCTTAGACTTTACTTTCCGAGTTATTGACGAAGGAAAAACGCATGAAATCGCAGCCGCATTTACTTTTGGAAGAGAAGATCTGATTCCGAGCATGTTTACCGCCATCTTAAAAAACTTTCAAGAAAACTTCCCGGAAACTGATTTAAGTAAACTAATTTATTATTTCGAAAGACATATCGAATTGGACGCTGACGAGCACGGACCAATGGCGATGAAAATGATAACCGAGCTTTGTGGAACCAACCCTCAAAAATGGTCAGAAGTGTCGGCAATCTCCGTTTTAGCTTTAGAAAAAAGAATTGGACTTTGGGATGCCATCGAAGAAACAATTATGAAAGTGGAAATGGTTTAA
- a CDS encoding 2Fe-2S iron-sulfur cluster-binding protein has translation MDVLIKIKDREGVVHELQAPTDMAMNIMELCKAYELPVEGTCGGMAMCASCQCYVLNDVALPEMGDDEEAMLSEAFYVKSNSRLGCQIPITESLEGLELELAPEN, from the coding sequence ATGGATGTATTAATAAAGATTAAAGATCGAGAAGGAGTTGTTCATGAATTGCAAGCTCCCACAGATATGGCGATGAACATCATGGAATTATGCAAGGCCTACGAGCTTCCTGTCGAAGGAACTTGCGGTGGTATGGCAATGTGTGCTTCTTGTCAATGTTATGTGCTTAATGATGTAGCATTACCGGAAATGGGTGATGACGAAGAAGCTATGTTATCAGAAGCATTTTACGTGAAATCAAATAGTCGTTTGGGCTGTCAAATCCCAATCACCGAAAGTTTAGAAGGATTAGAACTGGAGTTGGCTCCAGAAAACTAA
- a CDS encoding 30S ribosomal protein S16: MSVKIRLQRHGKKGKPFYWVVAADARSKRDGKYLEKIGTYNPNTNPATIDLNIDSAVKWLHNGAQPTDTARAILSYKGALLKHHLDGGIRKGALTQEQADAKLATWLEEKTGTVDAKKEGLTKAQADVKAKAFKAEQDVNAKRLAAAAQAEADAIAAATPAVEEEVEASAEETPAAEENNETTEA, translated from the coding sequence ATGTCAGTAAAAATTAGATTACAAAGACACGGTAAAAAAGGAAAACCTTTTTACTGGGTTGTAGCAGCGGATGCTCGCTCAAAAAGAGATGGTAAATACTTAGAGAAAATCGGTACTTACAATCCAAACACAAACCCAGCAACTATCGATTTAAACATTGATAGCGCAGTTAAATGGTTGCACAATGGTGCTCAACCAACTGATACTGCTAGAGCAATTCTTTCTTACAAAGGAGCTTTATTGAAACATCACCTTGATGGTGGTATCCGTAAAGGTGCTTTAACTCAAGAACAAGCTGATGCAAAATTAGCAACTTGGTTAGAAGAAAAAACAGGAACAGTTGATGCTAAAAAAGAAGGTTTGACAAAAGCACAAGCGGATGTTAAAGCGAAAGCTTTCAAAGCAGAACAAGATGTAAACGCAAAACGTTTAGCTGCAGCTGCACAAGCTGAAGCAGATGCTATTGCTGCTGCTACTCCTGCTGTAGAAGAAGAAGTTGAAGCTTCGGCTGAAGAAACTCCTGCTGCAGAAGAAAATAACGAAACAACTGAAGCATAA
- a CDS encoding SGNH/GDSL hydrolase family protein — translation MKKQFQIIVTFFLLFFIIGCSSENPVPKTNSAPILTNPTTPSNPVPVTVPQTQNLTFSYLALGDSYTIGQSVCETCRFPEQLKKSLRNLNPNNTYPLQIIAQTGWTTTNLISAINLQNPSSDYDLVTLLIGVNNQYQNKPFSLYEKEFPELVAKAIAFAKGDKTNVIVVSIPDYAYTPFGQASGNQTRISTEIDAYNAFAKKYCNDNSIEFINITDITRQGLANTNLVAQDGLHPSELAYSLFVERILPKAASAIQK, via the coding sequence ATGAAAAAACAATTTCAAATAATAGTTACGTTCTTTTTACTCTTTTTTATTATTGGTTGCAGCAGTGAAAATCCAGTTCCAAAAACAAATTCTGCGCCAATACTCACAAATCCCACGACTCCGTCTAATCCTGTACCGGTAACAGTCCCGCAAACACAAAATCTAACCTTTAGCTATTTAGCACTTGGTGACAGTTACACTATTGGACAAAGCGTATGTGAAACGTGTAGATTTCCGGAACAACTCAAGAAAAGTCTGCGCAATTTAAATCCAAATAATACTTATCCTTTACAGATTATTGCACAAACGGGCTGGACAACTACCAACTTAATTTCGGCAATTAATTTACAAAATCCAAGTTCAGATTATGACTTGGTCACCTTATTAATTGGCGTAAACAATCAATATCAAAACAAACCTTTTTCGTTATATGAAAAAGAGTTTCCTGAATTAGTAGCTAAAGCTATTGCTTTCGCAAAAGGAGACAAGACCAATGTCATTGTCGTTTCTATTCCAGATTATGCCTATACACCCTTTGGCCAAGCGTCAGGAAATCAAACGAGGATTTCCACGGAAATTGATGCTTATAATGCATTCGCAAAAAAGTATTGCAACGACAACTCCATTGAATTTATAAATATTACTGATATCACCAGACAAGGTTTAGCAAATACAAATCTTGTAGCTCAAGACGGGTTACATCCTTCGGAATTAGCCTATTCATTATTTGTAGAACGTATTTTGCCAAAAGCGGCTTCAGCCATACAAAAATAA
- a CDS encoding tRNA1(Val) (adenine(37)-N6)-methyltransferase, with translation MKIGTDGVLLGAWTPIENNPFSILDIGAGTGVIALMLAQRTHAEQIDALEIDEDAYEQAVDNFENSPWSDRLFCFHAGLDEFVEEPEDEYDLIVSNPPFYTDDFKSATEQRDLARFADSMPFVDLIEAAALLLSENGIFSIIIPFKEEENFLALAAAYELYPFKITRVKGTPTTEIKRSLLAFSRNENIDFPIDELIIETARHIYTAEYIELTKEFYLKM, from the coding sequence ATGAAAATTGGAACTGACGGTGTGTTACTTGGCGCATGGACACCAATAGAAAATAATCCATTTAGCATTTTGGATATCGGTGCTGGAACTGGTGTAATCGCTTTGATGTTGGCACAACGAACTCATGCCGAACAAATTGATGCTTTAGAAATTGATGAAGATGCCTACGAACAAGCAGTAGATAATTTTGAAAACTCGCCTTGGAGCGACCGATTATTCTGTTTTCATGCCGGTTTAGATGAATTTGTGGAAGAACCAGAAGACGAATATGACTTAATCGTTTCCAATCCTCCTTTTTATACCGATGATTTTAAATCCGCAACGGAACAACGCGATTTAGCTCGTTTTGCTGACTCAATGCCTTTTGTAGATTTGATTGAAGCCGCTGCATTATTACTTTCAGAAAACGGGATTTTTTCCATAATCATTCCATTCAAAGAGGAAGAAAATTTCTTGGCTTTAGCCGCAGCATATGAATTATACCCTTTTAAAATAACTCGTGTAAAAGGAACTCCAACAACAGAAATCAAAAGAAGCTTATTGGCTTTTAGCCGAAATGAAAACATTGATTTCCCAATTGATGAACTAATCATCGAAACGGCAAGACACATTTATACCGCCGAATATATTGAATTGACGAAAGAATTCTATTTGAAAATGTAA
- a CDS encoding acyl-CoA dehydrogenase family protein, with translation MKPDLFQAPDYYNLDDLLTEEHKLVRDSARAWVKREVSPIIEEYAQRAEFPKQIIKGLGEIGGFGPYIPEEYGGAGLDQISYGLIMQEIERGDSGVRSTSSVQSSLVMYPIWKYGNEEQRMKYLPKLATGEFMGCFGLTEPNYGSDPGSMITNFKDMGDHYLLNGAKMWISNAPFADIAIVWAKSEEGRIHGLIVERGMEGFTTPETHNKWSLRASSTGELIFDNVKVPKENLLPNKSGLGAPLGCLDSARYGIAWGAIGAAMDCYDTALRYAKERIQFDKPIAGTQLQQKKLAEMITEITKAQLLTWRLGVLRNEGRATTAQISMAKRNNVDMAIHIAREARQILGGMGITGEYSIMRHMMNLESVITYEGTHDIHLLITGMDITGIPAFK, from the coding sequence ATGAAACCAGACTTATTCCAAGCTCCAGATTATTATAACCTAGACGATTTATTGACAGAAGAACATAAATTAGTTCGCGACTCCGCCCGTGCATGGGTGAAACGCGAAGTGTCTCCTATTATAGAAGAATACGCTCAAAGAGCTGAATTTCCTAAGCAAATCATAAAAGGTTTGGGTGAAATTGGCGGTTTTGGTCCTTACATTCCAGAAGAATATGGAGGAGCTGGATTAGACCAAATTTCTTATGGTTTAATTATGCAAGAAATTGAACGCGGCGATTCAGGAGTGAGATCTACTTCTTCGGTACAATCGTCTTTAGTAATGTATCCTATTTGGAAATACGGAAACGAAGAACAACGTATGAAATACTTACCAAAACTGGCTACCGGCGAGTTTATGGGATGTTTCGGATTGACTGAACCGAATTACGGCTCTGATCCAGGAAGTATGATTACCAACTTTAAAGATATGGGAGACCATTATTTATTGAATGGTGCCAAAATGTGGATTTCAAACGCTCCTTTTGCAGATATCGCTATTGTTTGGGCAAAAAGTGAAGAAGGTAGAATTCACGGCTTAATAGTAGAACGTGGAATGGAGGGATTTACAACTCCAGAAACGCATAACAAATGGTCGCTACGCGCATCATCAACTGGAGAATTAATATTTGATAACGTTAAAGTACCAAAAGAAAATTTATTGCCAAACAAATCAGGACTTGGTGCTCCACTAGGCTGTTTAGATTCAGCTCGTTATGGAATTGCCTGGGGTGCTATTGGTGCGGCAATGGATTGCTACGATACCGCTTTGCGTTATGCCAAAGAGAGAATTCAATTTGACAAGCCAATTGCTGGAACGCAATTACAGCAAAAGAAATTAGCCGAAATGATTACCGAAATTACCAAAGCACAACTATTAACTTGGCGTTTAGGAGTTTTAAGAAACGAAGGACGAGCTACAACAGCCCAAATATCGATGGCTAAAAGAAATAATGTAGACATGGCCATTCACATTGCTCGTGAAGCCAGACAAATTTTAGGTGGAATGGGAATTACTGGAGAATACTCTATTATGCGTCACATGATGAACCTAGAATCTGTGATTACTTATGAAGGAACACACGATATTCACTTGTTGATTACTGGAATGGACATTACTGGTATTCCGGCATTTAAATAA
- the leuD gene encoding 3-isopropylmalate dehydratase small subunit, translating into MAYDKFNILTSSGVPLPIENVDTDQIIPARFLKATERVGFGDNLFRDWRYNADETPKADFVLNDATYSGKILVGGKNFGSGSSREHAAWAVYDYGFRAVVSSFFADIFKGNCLNIGVLPVQVSPKFADKIFKAIEADPKTELEINLPEQTITLLTTGEKETFDISGYKKDNMINGFDDIDYLQNIKEEIVTFADKQLI; encoded by the coding sequence ATGGCATACGATAAATTTAATATCCTTACCAGTAGTGGAGTACCGCTACCTATAGAAAACGTAGATACAGATCAAATCATCCCAGCTCGTTTCTTAAAAGCAACAGAACGTGTTGGTTTTGGCGATAACCTTTTCCGCGACTGGAGATACAACGCAGACGAAACTCCAAAAGCAGATTTCGTTTTGAATGACGCAACTTATAGCGGGAAAATATTAGTGGGCGGGAAAAACTTTGGTTCGGGTTCTTCAAGAGAGCACGCAGCTTGGGCAGTTTACGATTACGGTTTTCGTGCTGTAGTTTCCAGTTTTTTCGCAGACATCTTTAAAGGAAATTGCTTAAACATTGGCGTTTTGCCAGTTCAAGTAAGCCCAAAATTTGCTGATAAAATTTTCAAAGCGATTGAAGCTGATCCAAAAACAGAATTAGAAATCAACCTTCCGGAGCAAACTATCACTCTTTTGACCACAGGAGAAAAAGAAACATTTGACATTTCCGGTTACAAAAAAGACAATATGATCAATGGTTTTGACGACATTGATTATTTACAAAACATCAAAGAAGAAATTGTAACGTTTGCTGACAAGCAACTTATTTAA
- the leuB gene encoding 3-isopropylmalate dehydrogenase encodes MKFNIALLAGDGIGPEVINEAVKVSDAIAKKFNHEIIWMPALTGACAIDAVGVPYPDETHEICLKADAVLFGAVGHPKYDNDPKATVRPEQGLLLMRKKLGLFANVRPTFTFPSLIDNSPLKRERIEGTDLVFLRELTGGIYFGEKGRKDDGETAYDTCTYTRVEVQRLAKKGFELAMTRTKKLCCVDKANVLETSRLWRETVQAMEKDYPEVTVSYEFVDAVAMRLVQWPNSYDVLITENLFGDILTDEASVISGSMGLMPSASVGEHTSLFEPIHGSYPQATGLNIANPLATVLSAAMMFEDAFGLKEEAAAIRIVVNKSLEQGIVTEDLAIKEAKAYKTSEVGDWLVANL; translated from the coding sequence ATGAAATTTAATATCGCCCTTTTAGCCGGAGACGGAATTGGACCTGAAGTAATTAATGAAGCCGTAAAAGTTTCGGATGCCATTGCAAAAAAATTTAACCATGAAATCATTTGGATGCCTGCATTAACAGGCGCTTGTGCGATTGATGCTGTTGGAGTTCCTTACCCTGACGAAACGCACGAAATCTGCCTAAAAGCAGATGCTGTTTTATTTGGCGCTGTTGGACATCCAAAATATGACAATGATCCAAAAGCAACAGTAAGACCCGAACAAGGATTATTGTTAATGCGAAAAAAATTAGGTTTGTTTGCCAATGTTCGACCAACATTTACCTTTCCATCTTTGATTGACAATTCTCCATTAAAAAGAGAACGAATTGAAGGAACGGATTTAGTTTTCTTGAGAGAACTTACCGGTGGAATTTATTTTGGTGAAAAAGGAAGGAAAGATGATGGCGAAACTGCTTATGACACTTGTACTTACACCAGAGTCGAAGTGCAACGATTGGCAAAAAAAGGTTTTGAATTGGCTATGACACGAACTAAAAAACTGTGTTGCGTGGACAAAGCCAATGTATTGGAAACATCCCGTTTATGGAGAGAAACCGTTCAAGCGATGGAGAAAGATTACCCGGAAGTTACAGTAAGTTACGAATTTGTTGATGCTGTAGCGATGCGTTTGGTTCAGTGGCCTAATTCCTATGACGTATTAATTACAGAAAACTTATTCGGTGATATTTTAACCGATGAAGCTTCAGTGATTTCAGGATCTATGGGATTAATGCCTTCCGCATCTGTTGGAGAACACACTTCATTATTTGAACCAATTCACGGTTCGTATCCACAAGCTACGGGATTGAATATTGCCAATCCATTGGCGACAGTATTATCGGCAGCAATGATGTTTGAAGATGCTTTTGGTTTAAAAGAAGAAGCGGCAGCAATTAGAATAGTTGTAAATAAATCCTTAGAACAAGGAATTGTAACAGAAGATTTAGCTATAAAAGAAGCAAAAGCATATAAAACCAGCGAAGTTGGTGACTGGTTAGTGGCTAATTTGTAA
- a CDS encoding GNAT family N-acetyltransferase yields MTFEASTIEDIDSIFHFYDMAVEYQKTKFNKHWQGFERNLVKKEIAEERQWKIIIDNEIACVFAITFDDESIWKEKNNDKAVYFHRIVTHTKFRGQNFVKKITEWAKPFAQEKGLDYLRLDTWGDNEELIEYYQKCGFDFLGIITPDYNGLPKHYDGITLSLFEIKCPTTPKGEVSEENIVA; encoded by the coding sequence ATGACATTTGAAGCAAGTACCATAGAGGATATTGATTCCATTTTTCATTTTTATGATATGGCGGTCGAATATCAAAAAACCAAATTCAACAAACATTGGCAGGGTTTTGAAAGAAATTTGGTGAAAAAAGAAATCGCAGAAGAACGGCAATGGAAAATAATTATTGACAATGAAATCGCGTGTGTTTTTGCAATCACATTTGATGACGAAAGCATTTGGAAAGAAAAAAATAATGACAAAGCAGTTTACTTTCACAGGATTGTGACCCATACAAAATTTCGAGGACAAAATTTTGTAAAAAAAATTACGGAATGGGCAAAACCATTTGCCCAAGAAAAAGGACTCGATTATTTGAGACTGGATACTTGGGGAGATAATGAAGAATTAATTGAGTATTATCAAAAATGTGGGTTTGACTTTTTAGGAATTATAACCCCAGATTATAACGGATTACCCAAACATTACGACGGAATAACTTTGAGTTTGTTTGAAATAAAATGCCCCACAACCCCCAAAGGGGAAGTTAGTGAGGAAAATATAGTAGCCTAA
- a CDS encoding metallophosphoesterase, translating to MSSQERLTRAYKEAQRIPFDDQSKFILFSDCHRSDNSFADDFANNRNVYFHAMNQYFNDGFTYCELGDGDELWENIFFKTIFEAHKNVYLLLKKFHDSKRYYKIWGNHDMVFRDKDHAEKTLTTYINTQNDRIEPLFTGIKCHEAIVLVHQETKQELFLTHGHQADFMNYIGWKINRFMVAVLWKPLQIWGISDPTSPAKNYIERIKIELRIKKWIENNNRKITIVGHTHRPSFSYPSQNSTPYFNDGSCVHPRSITGIEIANGTLTLIKWYIDTRDNGILQIVREVLEGPTNLKDYK from the coding sequence ATGTCTTCCCAAGAACGATTAACAAGAGCCTATAAAGAAGCCCAAAGAATTCCTTTTGATGATCAATCAAAATTTATCCTTTTTAGTGACTGCCACAGAAGCGACAATAGTTTTGCTGATGACTTTGCAAACAATCGAAATGTCTATTTTCACGCTATGAACCAATATTTTAATGATGGTTTTACTTATTGTGAATTGGGTGATGGGGACGAATTATGGGAAAATATATTCTTTAAAACCATTTTTGAAGCCCATAAAAATGTCTATTTACTTTTGAAGAAATTTCATGACTCCAAAAGGTACTACAAAATTTGGGGCAATCATGATATGGTTTTTCGAGATAAAGATCACGCAGAAAAAACACTTACGACTTATATAAATACCCAAAATGACCGAATCGAACCATTATTTACCGGTATAAAATGTCACGAAGCCATCGTTTTAGTCCATCAGGAAACCAAGCAAGAGCTATTTTTAACGCATGGCCACCAAGCCGATTTCATGAATTATATCGGTTGGAAAATTAACCGATTCATGGTTGCTGTATTATGGAAACCATTACAAATTTGGGGTATCTCTGACCCAACAAGTCCAGCAAAAAATTATATAGAACGTATAAAAATCGAACTGCGCATAAAAAAATGGATTGAAAACAACAATAGAAAAATCACCATTGTAGGACATACCCACCGTCCCAGTTTTTCGTACCCAAGTCAAAACTCAACTCCTTATTTTAATGACGGTAGCTGCGTACACCCGAGAAGTATTACAGGTATTGAGATTGCAAACGGAACCCTAACATTAATAAAATGGTACATTGACACAAGGGATAATGGTATTTTACAAATTGTGAGAGAAGTGCTAGAAGGTCCAACCAATCTTAAAGATTACAAATAA
- a CDS encoding alpha-isopropylmalate synthase regulatory domain-containing protein produces the protein MEKRKIEIMDTTLRDGEQTSGVSFSAAEKLTIAQLLLEELNVDRIEIASARVSEGEFQGVKGIMTWAEEKGYSNRIEVLTFVDGGLSIEWMKNTGAKVQNLLTKGSLNHLTHQLKKIPEQHFTEIAQAISLAKENNIETNVYLEDWSNGMRNSPEYVFQFLDFLVTQPVKRILLPDTLGVLIPTETFEFISKITAKYPNIHFDFHAHNDYDLSIANVMEAVKAGIKGLHVTVNGMGERAGNAPLESTVAVINDFLPEIEISVKESSLYSVSKLVETFTGYRIPANKPIVGDNVFTQTAGIHADGDNKNNLYFNDLLPERFGRKRKYALGKTSGKANIEKNLQELGLKLNQEDLKLVTQRIIELGDKKETVTKEDLPYIISDVLDSQTYEEKIVVESYILSHAKGMRPSTTLSLKIDGEVIEEHAQGDGQFDAFMNALAKIYKSKNLELPKLIDYAVRIPPGSSSDALCETIITWTNKGKEFKTRGLDSDQTVAAIIATQKMLNVIPSPPDASEILEIQGDKIQSQIKI, from the coding sequence ATGGAAAAAAGAAAGATTGAAATAATGGATACGACACTTCGTGATGGTGAACAAACCTCAGGAGTATCCTTTTCTGCTGCAGAAAAACTGACCATTGCACAATTATTGTTGGAAGAATTAAATGTTGATAGAATCGAAATTGCTTCGGCACGTGTCAGCGAAGGCGAATTTCAAGGCGTAAAAGGTATCATGACTTGGGCTGAGGAAAAAGGATATAGTAACCGAATTGAAGTTTTAACTTTTGTTGACGGAGGACTTTCGATAGAATGGATGAAAAATACTGGCGCGAAAGTTCAGAATTTATTAACCAAAGGATCTTTGAATCATTTGACCCATCAGTTAAAAAAAATACCCGAACAACATTTTACTGAAATTGCACAAGCCATTTCTTTGGCTAAAGAAAATAATATAGAGACGAATGTCTATTTAGAAGACTGGAGCAATGGAATGCGCAACTCACCTGAATATGTATTTCAGTTCTTAGATTTTTTAGTGACTCAACCCGTTAAAAGAATATTATTACCGGATACTTTAGGCGTTCTTATTCCAACAGAAACATTTGAATTTATTTCGAAAATTACTGCAAAATATCCAAATATCCATTTTGATTTTCATGCACACAATGATTATGATTTAAGCATTGCTAATGTTATGGAAGCGGTAAAAGCGGGTATCAAAGGACTTCACGTAACCGTAAACGGAATGGGAGAACGCGCTGGAAACGCACCGCTTGAAAGTACTGTGGCAGTAATCAATGACTTTTTACCGGAAATAGAAATCAGTGTAAAAGAATCTTCCTTATATTCTGTGAGTAAGTTGGTAGAAACTTTCACAGGATATAGAATTCCCGCCAACAAACCTATCGTGGGTGACAATGTATTTACGCAAACAGCTGGAATTCACGCAGATGGAGATAACAAAAATAATTTATATTTTAATGATTTGCTTCCGGAACGTTTTGGAAGAAAACGAAAATATGCGCTTGGTAAAACATCCGGCAAGGCCAATATTGAGAAAAATCTTCAGGAATTAGGATTGAAATTAAATCAAGAAGATCTAAAATTAGTTACCCAAAGGATTATCGAATTAGGGGACAAAAAAGAAACCGTTACCAAGGAAGATTTACCTTATATCATATCTGATGTTTTGGACAGTCAGACCTATGAAGAAAAAATCGTAGTAGAATCATATATTTTATCCCATGCTAAAGGAATGCGCCCATCCACCACCCTTTCCTTAAAAATTGACGGAGAAGTAATTGAAGAACACGCGCAAGGTGACGGACAATTTGACGCTTTTATGAATGCATTGGCAAAAATATATAAAAGTAAAAATTTAGAACTGCCTAAATTGATCGATTATGCAGTTCGAATTCCTCCGGGAAGTAGTTCTGATGCTTTATGCGAAACGATAATAACATGGACTAATAAAGGTAAAGAATTTAAAACAAGAGGATTAGATTCGGACCAAACGGTAGCCGCAATTATTGCTACTCAAAAAATGTTAAATGTAATCCCCTCTCCTCCCGATGCGTCAGAAATCTTAGAAATTCAAGGAGACAAGATCCAATCGCAGATTAAAATTTAG
- the rimM gene encoding ribosome maturation factor RimM (Essential for efficient processing of 16S rRNA) codes for MRKEDCFYLGKIAKKFSFKGEVLAYLDTDEPELYENLESVFVECNKHLVPFFIESSSLHKNDFLRIRFEDMNTEEDADAIIGNDIYLPLKMLPKLTGNKFYFHEVIGFEVEDKRLGVVGKIESINDSTAQPLFEVLNGEVEILIPMIDHFLVKIDRENKKVVMDLPEGLIEMYL; via the coding sequence ATGCGTAAAGAAGATTGTTTCTATTTAGGTAAAATCGCTAAAAAATTTAGTTTCAAAGGGGAAGTTCTTGCCTATTTAGATACGGACGAACCTGAGTTATACGAAAACTTGGAATCAGTGTTTGTTGAATGCAACAAACACTTGGTTCCTTTTTTTATTGAGAGCAGTTCACTGCACAAAAACGATTTCCTTAGAATTCGTTTTGAAGACATGAATACCGAAGAAGATGCAGATGCCATAATAGGCAATGACATTTACCTTCCATTAAAAATGTTACCAAAACTTACCGGTAACAAATTCTACTTCCACGAAGTTATAGGATTTGAAGTTGAAGACAAACGTCTTGGCGTTGTTGGAAAAATAGAATCTATAAATGATTCAACCGCACAGCCCCTTTTTGAAGTGCTAAATGGCGAAGTTGAAATTCTAATCCCAATGATTGATCATTTTCTTGTAAAAATTGATCGTGAAAACAAAAAAGTGGTCATGGATTTACCAGAAGGCTTAATCGAAATGTACTTATAA
- a CDS encoding RNA recognition motif domain-containing protein, translating into MNIFVGSLPFSIEEADLRESFEAYGAVDSVKIITDKFTGRSKGFGFVEMPNDEEAQKAIDELNGATVQGRAIVVNKSEPKPEGERRSFNNNSRGGDSRGGYGGGNSRGGENRGGGNRGGY; encoded by the coding sequence ATGAATATTTTTGTTGGAAGTCTTCCATTCAGTATTGAGGAAGCAGATTTAAGAGAGTCTTTCGAGGCTTACGGAGCAGTTGATTCAGTTAAGATTATTACTGATAAATTTACTGGAAGAAGTAAAGGATTTGGTTTTGTTGAGATGCCAAATGATGAGGAAGCTCAAAAAGCTATTGACGAATTGAATGGTGCTACTGTTCAAGGACGTGCAATCGTAGTAAACAAATCTGAGCCAAAACCAGAAGGCGAAAGAAGAAGTTTTAACAATAACAGTCGTGGTGGAGATTCACGCGGTGGTTATGGTGGTGGAAACAGCCGTGGTGGAGAAAACCGTGGTGGTGGAAACAGAGGTGGATATTAA